The following is a genomic window from Paenibacillus thiaminolyticus.
GAATTGCCCCCGATTGCTGAATGGGGCAATCCGCCGCAAGCGATCGGTCGCCCCGACCGAGATCGTCTGGGAATAGCGGGCCGGGTAATCGACAGACTTCCGCTTCGCGTCGTTCCCGGATGAAGCGACGACGGTGACCCCGGATTGATAGGCCTGGGTCACCGCTTGCAGCAGCGACTTGCTGCGGGATTTCATGCCGAAGCTCATATTGATGATGTGCATCCCGTTGCGGACGCACCATTCAATGCCATTGATAATATCAGACACATAAGCAGCTCCGTTCTCATCAAATGATTTCACGGGATGGATCAGGGCGCGGGGAGCCACGCCGATAATGCCGTACATTTGATTGGCCGCAGCTATCGTGCCCGCAATATGGGTGCCATGACCGTTATCATCATAAGGCGGCATGCCGCGGTGAACGAAGTTGACTCCGCGCATCAGTGACTGGCGGAGATCGGGATGGCGGTAATCGGCGCCGGTGTCGATCACGCCGATATGCACGCGGTGGCCGGTGGTCGTTCCCCATGCCTGCGGAGCCTTGATCTGCCGTACGCCCCACGGAATGCCCCGCTCCCAGGTGACCGGCCTGTGGGAAGCGGCTTGAATCGCGATCAACGCGTCGTCCTCTATCGTGAACTCGTTCGGATACCGTGACAGCAGCTGTGCAGCCGATTCAGGAACCGGACAGCTCCAGGCGCGGATGAGCGGAAGTTCGCGGATATGCTGGAGCTCGGGCCGATTCCGGCGAAGCCTGCGGAGCGCCTTACTGAATACAGCGAACCGCTCCGGCCGGTGGAAGCGAATCAACTGCTTCGCCGCAGGCCGTCCGCTGAAGGACATCTCTTGAAGCAACATGTGCAATAAGGCCGTCATATCCAATGTCGAGTCCCTCCCGACAATTCCTTGTGGGGTATCGTATGCCAAGGGGAAGATGGTGGACTGGGGTAGCTGCCTTTTTTGCGAAAGTTAGGCCTTCTTCCGTGTCAAAAGGCGGCTGCGGACATAGGATGAAGAAGAGCCGGCGAGGGGCTTTGCACACGGTAGACGAGGTGTAAACCTGTCTGTGGTGCGGATACAGTCGAACGCGAAGGGATGCCCTTCGCGTTTCTTTTTTTCCATCTAGGGCAGGGGAAGCGGACAGACATGTGGCATTTTTTTGTCCGCGTCGGATAAACTTGCTTTTTCATGGAAAATCGGTTTTACTTAGGTGTGAAACTGGATATGATCGTAATTATCCGTTTGAACCTTTGAGAGAGGATGTGTCCTTATGAGCACCCCGTTGGAATTGAAGTTAGATCCCGACAAAGTGCAAGAAATGCCGATGGTGGATATTGCTTTCCTCGTACTGAAAGCAGCCAACACGCCTTTCTACTACCGTGATCTGATGAATGAAGTTGCGAAGCTTCGCAGACTCAGCGAAGAGCAAATTAATGATGTCATTGCACAGTTATATACGGAAATCAACATTGATGGCCGCTTTGCGTGCGTAGGGAACAATCTCTGGGGCTTGAAGCGCTGGTATCCTGTCGATCGCTCGGAAGAGTCGATGGGCACGAAGCGTCCTCGCATCATTAATGATGACGACGATGATCTGGAAGATGATGATATCTTCGTCGAAGAGGACGACAGCTACAACAATGAGGAAGACTTCGACTTCGTGGATGAAGACAGCGAAGATGATGAAGAAATGTATGTGGATGAAGAAGAAGAGGCCGAAGTAGAAGAGGAAGTCATGATCGATGAGGAAGAGATCGATGAAGACAACCCTGACGAGGAAGAAGAGCCGGATATGGACGAGGATAAAGATCAGTAATCGGAATCCGCTCCTTCGGCTGTGATGGACCGTTTGCTTATGATTCCCGAGCGATCTCCCTGGAGGCGCTTCGGCGGGAAGATAAGCAAACGGGTTTTTAATAGAACCGCTCCTCTTCACGCGGCTCGTCATGCTTCTTGTCCCGCTTGCCGGAGCTGGCCGCTGCCGCCTGGAAGCGGCGGAAATCCCCTCCTACCGATGGGTGTAACTGGATCAGGACGGCGCCCCGATCAATTAGCTGGAAAATCCGTAAACGTTCCCTTGACACGGCATGTCCTACAGAGTAAACTAGCATATGGGCTTTTGATTTGTTTGTAATTGAATAGGTTGATTGACGCTAAAAGATGAAAGTGCCCCGTGACACTACGGGAGTCACTTTTTTATTTTTTTATTGACATTTTTTCATCAATTTTTCTCGTGCAAATGGGTTACGATAACATCAGGCAGCATGTGATTGCTTCGAACCCTGACTCAAGAGTCAAAGCCTCCCGAGAACATGTCTTGTATGCATTTGATCATAGGAGGGTTTCACCAGTGGCAAAGTATATTTTTGTGACGGGCGGCGTTGTATCTTCTCTAGGCAAAGGGATTACCGCAGCGTCCCTGGGAAGATTGCTGAAGAATCGGGGGCTGAAGGTTACGATCCAAAAGTTCGACCCCTATATTAACGTAGATCCGGGTACAATGAGCCCGTATCAGCATGGCGAAGTGTTCGTTACCGATGACGGAGCAGAGACCGATCTCGATCTCGGACATTACGAGCGCTTCATCGACATCAACCTGTCGAAGAACAGCAATGTTACAACCGGCAAGGTTTATTCTTCGGTCATCTCCAAAGAGCGCCGCGGTGAATACCTGGGCGGCACCGTTCAAGTGATTCCGCATATTACGAATGAGATCAAGGAGCGCGTCTTCCGCGCCGGCAAGGAAGCCGGTTCCGACGTCGTTATTACCGAGATCGGCGGCACCGTCGGCGACATCGAGAGCCTTCCGTTCCTGGAAGCCATCCGCCAGATTAAGAGCGATGTGGGCCGCGACAACGTCATGTACATCCATGTCACTTTGATTCCATACATCAAGGCTGCCGGCGAAGTGAAGACGAAGCCGACACAGCACAGCGTGAAGGAGCTGCGGAGCATCGGGATTCAGCCGAACATGCTCGTATGCCGGACGGAGCACGCTTTGTCCGAGGACTTGAAGCGCAAGATCTCGCTCTTCTGCGATATCGATGCCAATGCCGTCGTGGAATGCCGAGATGCGTCCACTTTGTATGAAGTGCCGCTGATGCTTCGCGATCAAGGCATGGATGACATTGTCGTCAATCATTTGAAGCTGGAGACGCAGCAGCCGGATATGACCGAGTGGATCAAGCTCGTCGATCGCGTGAAGCAGCTCCAGGGACAAGTCGAGATTGCGATCGTAGGCAAATATGTCGCCCTGCACGATGCGTATCTGTCTGTCGTCGAAGCATTGGCGCACGCAGGGTTCGATGCGAATACGGAAGTGAACATTCGCTGGGTCAATGCGGAGGAGATTACGGACGACAATGCGCGGGAGCGTCTCGAAGGTGTCCACGGCATTCTGGTGCCGGGCGGCTTCGGGGACCGGGGCATTGAAGGCAAAGTATCCGCGATCCGCTATGCGCGCGAGCAGAAAATTCCGTTCTTCGGTATTTGCCTCGGCATGCAGGTGGCGGTTATCGAATATGCCCGTTCCGTGCTGGGCATGACGGGCGCGAACAGCTCGGAGATCAATCCGTCGACCGATTACCCGGTCATCGACCTGCTTCCGGAACAGAAAGACATCGAGGATCTGGGCGGAACGATGCGTCTGGGACTGTATCCGTGCAAGCTTCAGGAAGATTCGCTTGCGATGGCAAGCTATCAGGACGAGTTGGTGTATGAACGCCATCGTCACCGTTATGAATTCAACAATGAATACCGCGAAGCGATGGAGCACGCCGGGCTGAAGTTCAGCGGCACGTCTCCGGACGGGCGGCTGGTCGAGATCGTGGAGCTGGCCGATCATCCATGGTTCCTGGCGGTGCAATTCCATCCGGAATTCACATCCCGTCCGAATCGCCCGCAGCCGCTGTTCCGGGAGTTTGTCCGGGCGGCCGTGGCACACCGCGGATAATGATCCAGGCGGAAATTCCCATTATGGGAATTTCCGCCTATTTTTTGCACTTCGTAAGGGGAAGTTCATGTTTTTCCGTATTTCAAGCAGGATTTTAATATATCAAGGCGAATAAGTACCATTATTCTTGCTTTGGAAAAAAAAGCATGTTCATACGAGGCGACGCCTGTCTTAGCGGATGCACTCGCTCGTGTTACACGATGGGAGGGGTACCAGTTGGATAAGAAGAAAGTATTGATAGTCGATGATCAAAACGGTATTCGAGTTCTTCTGATGGAAGTATTCAGCAGTGAAGGGTACTCGACTTACCAGGCTTCCAACGGGAAGATTGCATTGAACATCGTGCGTGAGGAATCTCCGGATATTGTCTTGCTGGACATGAAGATTCCAGGCATGGACGGCTTGGAAATCTTGAAGCAGATTAAGAAAATGGAGCCGCAGATGAAAGTGATTATGATGACAGCTTACGGAGAGCTAGATATGATCAAGGAAGCGACCGATCTCGGCGCGATCATGCATTTTACGAAGCCGTTCGACATTGATGAGATGAGAGTGGCGGTGAACATGACGCTTCAACAGGACCATTCGGCGGCGAACCCGGCGAATATGACGACATGACTCGATAGACAAGGCCATGACATAGGTTTGAACGATGCTGGGCGCTGACACCCGGCTTCTTTGTTTTCCGGGCACGAATGAATGACGAGGCGTGGAAATGGCGGTCTGATGGCAGTCTTAAAGAGGCAGGGTTTGTCAAGAGGTTGTTTACTTTTTTACGGGCAAATGTGATATAATAACACCGTACTGGATGTCGGCTAACTACAAGAAATACAGACAAAGACAACTTCTTAGGAGGATGGAGACCATGCCATTAGTTTCGATGAACGAATTCCTGCCAAAAGCAAAAGCGGGCAAATTTGCGGTGGGCCAATTCAACATTAACAACCTAGAGTTTACACAAGCGATTACGGAAGCAGCTATGGAAGAGAATGCGCCAATTATTTTCGGTGTATCCGAAGGGGCATTGCGTTATATGGGAATGGAATATACAGTTGCCATGGCGCAAGCGGCTGCGAAGAAATCCGGCTTGCCAATCGCTTTGCATCTTGACCACGGCAGCACATTTGAAGTCGCTATGGCTTGTATCCGTGCAGGATTCTCTTCCGTCATGTTCGACGGATCCCATCATGCATACGAAGACAACATTCGCTTGACTAAGGAAGTCGTTAAAGCGGCTCATGCGATGGGCGTATCCGTCGAGGGCGAATTGGGAACTATCGGCGGGGTCGAAGACGACCTGGAAGTGGATGAAGCATCCGCACAGCTGGCTAAGCCGGATGAAGCAATCCGTTTCTATGAAGAAACAGGCGTTGACGCGCTTGCGATTGCGGTAGGTACTGCTCACGGCATGTACAAAGGCGAGCCAAAACTTCATTACGATATCATTGAAGCGGTAGCTTCCAAAATTCCTGTACCGGTTGTACTTCATGGCGGTTCCGGGGTGCCTGACGAATCCATCCGCAAAGCAATCGCGGCAGGTGCCGGCAAAATCAACGTGAACACCGAGAACCAAGTCGCTTGTACGGCGGCGATCCGCGAAGCATTGGCGAAGGATGCCGATGTTATCGACCCTCGTAAATATTTGACTCCAGCTCGTAAAGCGATGGTGGAAGTCGTTCGGGGCAAAATTCGCTTGTTCGGCAGCAACAACCAAGCGTAACAAGCGCAATTCCATAGTTAATACTTACGTTTACGAATGCGGGAATAGCACCGGTTCGCCGGTGTTCTTCCCTTTTTGCATTATGGGGAGCCGATATAAGCCGGATGTCGCCGGCTATCGGGGTTGTCAGCAACGCATGGGAGGAACTGGCTTGTCATGGAGAAGTTAATGATTAGCGGCGGTCGGCCGCTTCGGGGAGCCGTGCAAATCAGCGGTGCCAAAAATAGCGCGGTAGCGCTTATTCCTGCAGCAATCCTTGCGGAGACGGAAGTCGTACTGGATAATTTGCCCGAACTGAGCGATGTCGCCACTTATATGGAGATCTTGACGGAGCTTGGCGGACAGGTTAGCTGGGAAGGTTCCTGTCTGCGCATCGATCCGTCGCAGATGATCTCGGTACCGATGCACAATGGACCCGTTAAAAAACTGCGGGCCTCCTACTATATGATGGGCGCGCTTCTGGGCCGGTTCGGCGAAGCGACCATCGGCATGCCGGGGGGCTGCAATTTCGAGCCTCGCCCGATCGATCAGCATATCAAAGGCTTTGAAGCTTTGGGCGCGACAGTGACGAACGATCACGGCTCCGTCCATATTTACGCGCGGGAACTTCGCGGCGCCAAAATCTATTTGGATGTCGTCAGTGTAGGGGCGACCATTAACATTATGCTTGCTGCCTCACGCGCCAAGGGCACTACGATTATTGAAAATGCGGCCAAAGAGCCTGAAATTATAGATGTTGCCACACTGCTTAATGCGATGGGCGCCCGCATCAAGGGAGCGGGCACGGAGACGATCCGCATTGAAGGCGTGGACAGCCTGCGCGGCTGTACGCACTCGATTATTCCGGACCGCATTCAGGCGGGAACGTATATGATTGCGGCTGCGGCCACCTGCGGCGATATTCTGATCGATAATGTTATTCCTAAACATCTGGAAGCCCTTACGGCGAAGCTGGAAGAAATGGGCGTGCGCGTTATCGAGGGCGATGAGTCGCTTCGCGTTATTGGCCAGCCCGAATACAACAGCATCGATGTGAAGGCGCTTGTCTATCCCGGATTCCCGACGGATCTCCAGTCCCCGATGACCAGCTTGCTGACGCAAGCCAAAGGGGTGAGCATGCTGACGGATCTCGTATACAGCAGCCGCTTCAAGCATGTCCCGGAGCTGGCCCGCATGGGAGCCAAAATACGGGTTGAAGGGCGAACCGCCGTGATCGAAGGCACGAAGCTGAATGCCGCGAAGGTGAGAGCTTCCGATCTGCGTGCCGGCGCCGCGCTCGTCATTGCCGGCTTAACGGTAGATACCGATGTCACGGAGATTTCAGGAGTGGAATTTATCGACCGCGGGTATGATCATCTCGTGTCCAATTTGCGCAATCTTGGCGCCGATGTATGGCGTCAGGTGGAATAAATCGATTCTGTTGGGGTAAAGATAGGTTAATAATAGATTGATATGGGCACAATCCATACAGAACGAGATTTCTATTTCTACGATATATCAACCTATGATGAAGAATTGGCTGCCTCTGGCCCACCATCTTCTCATCTTCATTCCGTCCACGATTTCTTTCCGGTGAAACAGCCCATCAATACAATGACATAGATAAAAGAACAACTGCTGTATTCCCGAGTTGAATAAGGGAAATGGACTTATTGATACGACATTGTCCGCATTTTATAACAGAATAGGAGTTGTATTCATGGATTTACAAATTTCCGATTTGGAAACGAAAAAGTTGACCGAATTGTACAAGCTGGCGAAGGAGTTCCAAATTCCGGGTTACGGTCAATTGAAGAAAAAAGAATTGATTTTCGCGATTTTGCGTGCGCAAGCGGAGCAGGGCGGCTACATGTTCATGGAGGGCGTTCTTGACATTTTGCCGGAAGGCTTCGGCTTCCTTCGGCCGATTAACTATTTGCCGAGCGCGGAAGATATTTATATCTCACAGTCGCAAATTCGTAGATTCGATCTGAGAACGGGGGATGTCGTTTCAGGCAAGTGCCGTCCTCCGAAAGAGAATGAGCGCTACTTCGGTCTGCTGCAGATCAATGCCGTGAATGGTGAAAATCCAGAAGATGCCGCGCAACGGCTGCACTTCCCTGCATTAACTCCTCTTTATCCGCAGAAGAAGCTGGTGCTCGAAACTTCCCCATCCCGCATTTCAACACGGATTATGGATTTGATTGCTCCTGTCGGCTTGGGACAGCGCGGCTTAATCGTCGCACCGCCTAAGGCCGGTAAGACGCTTCTCCTCAAAGAAATCGCGAACAGCATCTCGGAGAATAATCCTGAAATTGAGCTGTTCGTGCTTCTGATCGACGAGCGTCCGGAAGAAGTAACCGACATGCAGCGTTCCGTCAAGGGCGAAGTCGTGGCATCCACATTCGATGAAGTGCCAGAAAATCATATCAAGGTCGCCGAACTGGTGCTTGAGCGTGCCCTTCGTCTCGTAGAGCACAAGAAGGACGTAGTCATCCTGCTGGACAGCATCACCCGGCTGGCTCGGGCATATAACCTGGTTATTCCGCCATCGGGCCGGACGCTGTCGGGCGGTATCGATCCGGCTTCCTTCCATCGTCCGAAGCGATTCTTCGGCTCGGCGCGTAACATCGAGGAAGGCGGCAGCTTGACCATTCTGGCGACGGCTCTGGTCGAGACCGGGTCGCGCATGGATGATATCATCTACGAGGAATTCAAAGGCACGGGCAACATGGAGCTGCATCTGGATCGCAAATTGGCGGAACGCCGTATTTTCCCGGCCATCGATATCCGACGCTCCGGCACGCGCCGGGAGGAGATGCTGCTGTCGAAGGAAGAGCTCGACAAGCTGTGGATGATTCGGAAAAATATGAACGAAACGCCGGAGTTCATCGATCAATTCCTGAAGAAGCTGCGTGATACGAAGACGAACACGGAATTCTTGGCTACCTTGGATACGAACGGCAACACGCCGACGCCGACGCGCCGCACCCGGAGCACTTCGGTCAGCTGATAGAGAGCGGCTGAGACAGCTTCACCGGGCTGGCTGTCTGACGCGCTGGCTCTTCCCGATGCGCTACTTTCCGGTTGCGCTGTTGGGCGGGCCGTGCTATAATTCATTATTGTTCTATATAACTCTGGGCACGCAAAGGGCTCAGGGCGGAAAGAAGGTGAATTCGAATGAAAGAAGCGATTCAACCCAAATACCACATTACAACGGTAACTTGCGCATGCGGCAATACGTTCGAAACAGGTTCGGTTAAGGAAAACCTGAAGGTAGAGGTGTGCTCGGCTTGCCATCCGTTCTTCACAGGCAAACAGAAGTTTCTTGATGCAGGCGGTCGTGTGGATAGATTTAAGAAGAAATATGGCATGTAATACGTTAAATATAGACTCTCTTGCTGGTGATGGCGAGGGGGTTTATTTTTTATGCAGACGTACTGGTTGTCGCGTACAGCATCATTATCGGCTTCGGTTGAACAACATGCATATAGGAGGATCTGCGCAGTGCGGCTTCATTAGCACAGCCGGAACGCTGGTGTCATGGGGCTTCAGAGATGCCGAAGCCGATGCGGAGAATGAACCGGCGGAGGACTGGGAAGCTGTAAACAATTTACTTTGGTTGCACTTTCGGCACAGATCGTCTATACTAAGTTATGCCGTGCTAGACGGGGAGGTAGCGGTGCCCTGTAACTCGCAATCCGCTATAGCGAGGTTGAATTCCTGTTAGAGGTTTTGTTGATGTGAGGCTTGGTATTCGTCTTTGGTGTTGACGGCCGGGTCCTTCGCAATGGATACCTATGAATCTGGTCAGGTCCGGAAGGAAGCAGCCATAAGTAGGGTTTTTCATGTGCCGGAGGGAAGCCTGACCTGAGCTGTAAGACGAAGGTGCCGCTCGGATCACAATTATCAATAACAGGTGCACGGTTCCATATCGAATATCCAACACCGAGCGAATCGGTGTTTTTTGTTCTCCATTTATGAATATATGCTCAAATATTAATAATAAGGCAGGATTTTTTTTGCGTTTACGGAATACTATAGGTATCTCCCGGCTTCAGAGGGAGCGGTAGAGATGGGCGCAATAATACGATGAGGTGAGCCTATGACGGAATTGAATCAGTCCCTTGGTTCTCAGCAAGCGTGTACCCTCTCCTCTGCCGGATCGACAGAGGGCCAGGATCAGGAGCAAGGGAAGCTGAATTTGCTGCAGCAATTTGCGGGTGCTTTTTTGAAGGACGTCAATCTGGGCATCCTGCTTCTCGATGTCCAGTTCCGCCTGGTGGATATTAGCGAAATGGCGTGCCGGATTCTCGGATGGGTGAAGCCCGAAGTGCTGCATCGCCGGGTCAATGACCTGTTCGGCGAGATGCCGACGGAGTATCATCTTGTGCAGCGGTCGCTTCTGGAAGGTGTCGTTACACAAAATCATGCCGTCTCCTGGACCAACGGATCGGATCGCTATGATCTGCTGATGGACTCGAACGTGCTGCGGGATGAACAGGGCCAGATTGTTGGCGCTTACGTGTTGTTCAAGGATGTGTCCAATCTGCGCTCGCTGGAAGAGCAAGTGCAGCGGAGCGACAGGCTGGCCATGATCGGGCAGATCGCGGCCGGAACGGCTCACGAGATACGGAACCCGCTCACCTCGATCAAGGGCTTCCTGCAAATGTTCAAGAAGAAGCTCGGCGAGCATGGCATGATCAAGGAAGTGCATTACACCGATATTATGCTGACCGAGATTAACCGGATTAACGAGCTGGTCGGCGAGTTCCTGTTGCTGAGCAAGCCGAAGCATCTTACGATAGAGCGGGTGAATCTCCACCAGGTGCTGGGCGAGATTCTGCCCATCATTCAGAATGAGGCGGTACTGCATGCGGTTCAAGTCAACTACAAGGCGGACGAGCCGCTGCCTCTAATCATCGGCGACCGCGAGCTGCTCAAGCAGGTGTTCATTAATATTGCCAAAAACGGTATCGAGGCGGTGAGCGAAGGCGGCGTGTTGAATGTGACAGCGAGACGGGATGACGAGAGCAAGCGGGTGCTGATCGAGATTCAGGATTCGGGTCCGGGAATCCCATGTTACATTATCGACAAAATATTCGATCCGTTCTTCACGACCAAGGCGAACGGTACAGGTCTAGGATTGTCTGTCTGCCAGCGCATTATTCATGATCTGGGCGGTTCGATACGGGTATCAAGCAAAGGCTATGGCACGACATTCACCCTTTACTTCCCGTTCCCTTTGCCATAAACGCTGGGATTTTCGAACATAATAGGAGTCATGAACAGCCGTTTTCCTGATTGCCAAAGAGAGGGAATGGCTGTTTTTTTACAATTTGTGATATAGTATAATAAGAAAAACGCTCTCGAGGTTACAGCATGGGACATATTGCATTGTATCGCGCTTGGCGGCCACAGTCATTCGGTGACATGGTCGGACAACAGCATATCATTCAGACATTGCAAAACTCGCTGCGTGAGCGGCGATTTTCGCATGCCTACCTTTTCAGTGGTCCCCGGGGAACCGGCAAGACCACTGCTGCAAAGATCATGGCCAAAGCGGTCAACTGCGAACAGGGACCCGGTCCAGAGCCCTGCAATGAATGCGAAGCCTGCCGGCGCATCACCGCCGGTGCGGTCATGGATGTCGTCGAGATTGACGCCGCATCCAACCGGGGCGTAGAAGAAATTCGCGATCTTCGGGAAAAGGTCAAATACGCGCCTTCCGAGGTCCGCCACAAAGTGTATATTATTGATGAGGTTCACATGTTGACGACGGAGGCCTTCAACGCGCTGCTCAAGACGCTGGAGGAACCTCCTGCCCATGTCATGTTCATTCTGGCCACGACGGAGCCTCACCGCCTGCCGGCGACTATCATCTCCCGGTGCCAGCGGTTTGATTTCCGCAGAGTGACGCTGGAGGAACAGGTTGCCCGACTGGAGCAAGTGTGCAGGGATGAGGGGATTGAGGCAGACCGGGACAGTCTCACCTATATCGCGAAGCTGTCGGATGGCGGCATGCGCGATGCGATCAGCCTGCTCGATCAGGCGGCATCCTTCACCGATGGACGTCTTGACTATCGGCAAGTCCTGGACATCACCGGCGGCATACCGGAGGAGCAGTTCGCGGATATCGCCCGTGCCGTTCAAGCGGGGGATGTAGGATCCGTGCTGGCCACGGTGGAGTCGATGATGCAGGAAGGGAAGAGCGCGGACAAGTGCATGGAGAGTCTGCTCTACTTTTTCCGGGATCTGCTGATGATGAAGATGGTGCCGGACGGAGAAGGGCTGACGGATCGGCTAACGCGTGTGGAAGCGTTCCGGGAGATGGCCGATGCTTTTGAAGCGGCGAGCCTATTCCAGATTATCGACACATTGAACCGGTATCAGACAGACATGAAATATGCGGTGCAACCGCAAACGTTATTCGAGGTAGCCTTGCTGCAGTTAGCCGTGCAGAACCAACCGGGGGCGCTGAGCAGCCAACCGGAGGCGGGAACGGCTGAAAGGCAGGCTGATCGTTCCGATGCGGTGGGATCTTCTTCCGTCGTGCAACAATTGCAGCGTCAAGTTGCGTCATTAGAAGCGAAGCTGAATGAATTGGCGAAGGCAAGAGTACCGGATGGGCGGTCAGACGGCGGACAAGCCGAACGGAGCCCAGCGGCCACCAGAGCGCCTGCGCGGGTGTCGCGGATGGCGAAGCAGCCGCCTCACTTCGAACGGTATACTGCCTCGAAGGATTCCGCTGACTCGAACCGCATCCGCTCCAATTGGGGGCAGGTGCTGCAGCGGGTGAAGGAAGCCGGCGTCACGATTCACGCTTGGCTTGTTAATGGGGAGCCGGTATCGGCACTGGAAGATCGGGTGCTGGTCGCCTTCAAAAATACGATTCACCGGGATACGACCGAGAAGCCCAATAACAAGCAGGTGATTGAGCGCGTCTTGTCCGAAGTGTTCGGCAAGCCATATCAGCTCGATACGATGATGCTGAAGGATTGGGAAGAGGCGGCGGAGAAGTCTGCCGGAGAGAAGGAAGAGCCGGCGTTCCGGCTGGAGCCGGAAGGTTCCGAAGCGGAACCGGCACAAGAACCTTGGATTGACGAGGCGCTTCACATGTTCGGGGAAGACCTCGTTGTCATAAAAGAGTAATTATATTATTCTATGTAAAAAAGGAGAAATTACAGCGATGAACAATATGAATCAAATGATGAAACAGGTTAAAAAGATGCAAGAGCAAATGCTGAAGGCCCAGGAGCAGTTGGCTGACAAGAAAATAATTGGTACCTCCGGCGGCGGCGCAGTCACCGTTGAAGTGAACGGCCACAAGAAAGTGCTCAGCATTACGCTTAAGCCTGAAGTCGTTGATCCGGAAGATATCGAAATGCTTCAAGATCTCGTAATTACCGCTGTCAATGACGCGCTGACCAAAGCAGAAGATATGGCTAATGACGATATGGCCAAATTTACAGGCGGTATGAAAATTCCTGGCTTGTTCTAATAAGGCGACATGTTCGGCATATACCATTTGGTATATGCCCTTCTGTTATTGTAGAGGACGTTCAAAAAGTCGGCTTCGAGTTGTTGCGGCCTTACGTGCTGAAAACCGGTATTTTTGAACATGCCCTATAGGAGCGGAGATTTCGATCTTGCGGAGTCTGTCGCGCAGATAGCCGGTCGCGAGAAGCGGCGTCTGCATCCTATGCCATTGAAAAGGAGAGGCAGCCTTGTATTATCCAGAACCGATCGCGAAGTTGATCGAGGCATTTTCCCGCTTGCCGGGCATCGGGCCCAAGACGGCTGCCCGCCTTGCGTTCCAT
Proteins encoded in this region:
- a CDS encoding S8 family peptidase, producing MDMTALLHMLLQEMSFSGRPAAKQLIRFHRPERFAVFSKALRRLRRNRPELQHIRELPLIRAWSCPVPESAAQLLSRYPNEFTIEDDALIAIQAASHRPVTWERGIPWGVRQIKAPQAWGTTTGHRVHIGVIDTGADYRHPDLRQSLMRGVNFVHRGMPPYDDNGHGTHIAGTIAAANQMYGIIGVAPRALIHPVKSFDENGAAYVSDIINGIEWCVRNGMHIINMSFGMKSRSKSLLQAVTQAYQSGVTVVASSGNDAKRKSVDYPARYSQTISVGATDRLRRIAPFSNRGQFVDIYAPGEKIVSSWIKGQYHEMSGTSMATSHISGAIALLLAVRPRLKPGEIKALLRRTANPIRSRKTRNIQIKVPGEVDIVRLLKEAERL
- the rpoE gene encoding DNA-directed RNA polymerase subunit delta; this translates as MSTPLELKLDPDKVQEMPMVDIAFLVLKAANTPFYYRDLMNEVAKLRRLSEEQINDVIAQLYTEINIDGRFACVGNNLWGLKRWYPVDRSEESMGTKRPRIINDDDDDLEDDDIFVEEDDSYNNEEDFDFVDEDSEDDEEMYVDEEEEAEVEEEVMIDEEEIDEDNPDEEEEPDMDEDKDQ
- a CDS encoding UDP-N-acetylglucosamine 1-carboxyvinyltransferase → MEKLMISGGRPLRGAVQISGAKNSAVALIPAAILAETEVVLDNLPELSDVATYMEILTELGGQVSWEGSCLRIDPSQMISVPMHNGPVKKLRASYYMMGALLGRFGEATIGMPGGCNFEPRPIDQHIKGFEALGATVTNDHGSVHIYARELRGAKIYLDVVSVGATINIMLAASRAKGTTIIENAAKEPEIIDVATLLNAMGARIKGAGTETIRIEGVDSLRGCTHSIIPDRIQAGTYMIAAAATCGDILIDNVIPKHLEALTAKLEEMGVRVIEGDESLRVIGQPEYNSIDVKALVYPGFPTDLQSPMTSLLTQAKGVSMLTDLVYSSRFKHVPELARMGAKIRVEGRTAVIEGTKLNAAKVRASDLRAGAALVIAGLTVDTDVTEISGVEFIDRGYDHLVSNLRNLGADVWRQVE
- a CDS encoding response regulator, translated to MDKKKVLIVDDQNGIRVLLMEVFSSEGYSTYQASNGKIALNIVREESPDIVLLDMKIPGMDGLEILKQIKKMEPQMKVIMMTAYGELDMIKEATDLGAIMHFTKPFDIDEMRVAVNMTLQQDHSAANPANMTT
- the fba gene encoding class II fructose-1,6-bisphosphate aldolase, yielding MPLVSMNEFLPKAKAGKFAVGQFNINNLEFTQAITEAAMEENAPIIFGVSEGALRYMGMEYTVAMAQAAAKKSGLPIALHLDHGSTFEVAMACIRAGFSSVMFDGSHHAYEDNIRLTKEVVKAAHAMGVSVEGELGTIGGVEDDLEVDEASAQLAKPDEAIRFYEETGVDALAIAVGTAHGMYKGEPKLHYDIIEAVASKIPVPVVLHGGSGVPDESIRKAIAAGAGKINVNTENQVACTAAIREALAKDADVIDPRKYLTPARKAMVEVVRGKIRLFGSNNQA
- a CDS encoding CTP synthase, with amino-acid sequence MAKYIFVTGGVVSSLGKGITAASLGRLLKNRGLKVTIQKFDPYINVDPGTMSPYQHGEVFVTDDGAETDLDLGHYERFIDINLSKNSNVTTGKVYSSVISKERRGEYLGGTVQVIPHITNEIKERVFRAGKEAGSDVVITEIGGTVGDIESLPFLEAIRQIKSDVGRDNVMYIHVTLIPYIKAAGEVKTKPTQHSVKELRSIGIQPNMLVCRTEHALSEDLKRKISLFCDIDANAVVECRDASTLYEVPLMLRDQGMDDIVVNHLKLETQQPDMTEWIKLVDRVKQLQGQVEIAIVGKYVALHDAYLSVVEALAHAGFDANTEVNIRWVNAEEITDDNARERLEGVHGILVPGGFGDRGIEGKVSAIRYAREQKIPFFGICLGMQVAVIEYARSVLGMTGANSSEINPSTDYPVIDLLPEQKDIEDLGGTMRLGLYPCKLQEDSLAMASYQDELVYERHRHRYEFNNEYREAMEHAGLKFSGTSPDGRLVEIVELADHPWFLAVQFHPEFTSRPNRPQPLFREFVRAAVAHRG